One genomic segment of Flavobacteriaceae bacterium includes these proteins:
- a CDS encoding peptidoglycan DD-metalloendopeptidase family protein, with product MKMKAKPLTKIVVLLFGLSLFLWNCIREDFMNPQNTVTSNKLKYSLTKITYRELLADKEIKPSLPLIERRFSNQSLQSIHSRSTTEVAEGLTIFTDEINRIVTDDVITWTFRTQNPVLESSDFENFLVKKHNSVFTYFLISYEFTDLTDSETLYEKATSYVISEEYLSLEGLNLSSRDAFDWVFPNDGGGTGSGPCDGILVYDRCNLGGNADGHWPVLQNDGFTYCSGSPLLYIDFSHCENYGVPDSPVGGPLGGDDGSGGDQLIGGGGGGGNSGGDGDTTLTAPVEFADPRCPTGSGKVMIDGVCVCPPHTNKVEGAGGNCVCPEGKIETYQGVCVDKPCEGNPVPNPEIAPQYGPSGTQGAMFGNASSGGCKRYGGNHCTTLRNKKHDGLDIKNAIGNPVHVMYDGFIYSTGYSDDLGYYITIQSTVNGNTILITYAHMQKDNRITHTPGTPLVYVKAGDIMGYQGDTGNIKGAIASKKVDPHVHIEVKQHNGSSNWGPSNYNFVDPRSYFSTVIDNQGISQPNTNCN from the coding sequence ATGAAAATGAAAGCAAAACCATTAACTAAAATTGTAGTCTTACTCTTTGGCCTATCTTTGTTCTTATGGAACTGTATACGAGAAGATTTTATGAATCCTCAAAACACTGTTACCTCTAACAAGCTCAAGTATTCCTTAACGAAAATCACTTACCGGGAACTACTTGCAGACAAGGAAATCAAACCCTCTTTACCTCTGATTGAAAGACGATTTTCTAACCAGTCGCTACAAAGCATCCATAGCAGAAGTACTACTGAAGTGGCAGAAGGTCTCACCATCTTTACCGATGAGATTAACAGAATTGTCACAGACGATGTCATCACCTGGACATTCCGGACACAAAACCCTGTTTTGGAAAGCTCCGACTTTGAAAACTTTCTGGTAAAAAAACACAATAGCGTGTTTACCTATTTTTTGATCTCCTATGAGTTCACTGACCTTACCGATTCCGAAACATTGTATGAAAAAGCCACTTCGTATGTGATTTCCGAAGAATACCTAAGCCTGGAAGGCCTCAACCTGTCTTCCAGAGATGCTTTTGATTGGGTTTTTCCGAATGACGGTGGTGGTACGGGTAGCGGTCCTTGTGACGGTATTTTGGTATATGACCGGTGTAATTTGGGAGGCAATGCGGACGGACACTGGCCGGTTTTGCAAAACGATGGGTTTACCTATTGTAGCGGTAGTCCGCTGTTATATATAGATTTTTCACATTGTGAGAACTACGGTGTTCCGGACAGTCCTGTGGGAGGCCCGTTGGGAGGAGATGATGGCTCCGGAGGAGATCAGCTTATTGGAGGCGGTGGCGGAGGAGGAAACTCCGGTGGTGATGGAGATACAACGCTTACGGCTCCTGTTGAGTTCGCAGACCCCAGATGTCCTACGGGAAGCGGAAAGGTGATGATAGACGGTGTTTGTGTATGTCCGCCACATACCAATAAAGTAGAGGGTGCCGGAGGAAATTGTGTATGCCCGGAAGGCAAGATAGAAACCTATCAGGGAGTATGTGTGGATAAACCTTGTGAAGGTAATCCGGTTCCTAATCCTGAAATTGCACCGCAATATGGGCCTTCGGGTACTCAAGGGGCTATGTTTGGAAATGCTTCTAGTGGAGGGTGTAAAAGATATGGAGGAAACCATTGTACTACCCTTAGAAACAAAAAACACGATGGTTTAGATATTAAAAACGCCATAGGAAATCCTGTACATGTGATGTATGATGGTTTTATTTATTCTACCGGATATAGTGATGATTTAGGATACTATATAACAATACAAAGTACCGTAAATGGCAATACGATTTTAATTACTTATGCTCATATGCAGAAGGATAATAGAATTACTCATACTCCCGGGACACCATTAGTATATGTAAAAGCAGGAGATATTATGGGATATCAAGGGGACACGGGAAATATTAAAGGAGCTATTGCCAGCAAAAAAGTCGACCCTCATGTACATATAGAAGTTAAACAACATAATGGTAGTAGTAACTGGGGACCTAGTAATTACAATTTTGTTGACCCAAGGTCTTATTTCTCTACCGTTATTGATAATCAAGGGATATCGCAACCAAATACTAACTGCAATTAA
- the yidC gene encoding membrane protein insertase YidC, whose protein sequence is MEQKKFDLNSFIGMLLIGAILLWYFNSQTPKTTPVQTNTEVVKDSIQPATTTNISNIPTKSTENDSLKKLAVQNKLGFFATSAINGKEGTTTIENDLLLLKIDNKGGQITEALIKGYQTYDSLPLHMIKDKNATFNINFGTTDNRILNTKDLFFEPTLTTNGNRRILSMKLKASENQFLEYRYEMSSDDYMVNFAIRTQGLYDVINSSNPINLEWVLNGYRHEKSLRTENTMYSCYYFKTEDEVDYMSAGKNDLINDVDWIAYKQHFFSSVLLSAKPFNNAAIASENLAKDDNSDAVFTKKYSLKTPLELSNGELNYELKWYYGPTNYKTLKAYKGTHLSEITDLGWGVFGTINRLVFIPIFGMLEGLIGNYGFIIILMTIVVRILMSPLVYKSYVSSAKMKVIRPELNEVAKKYPGRENAMKRQQETMAIQRKAGVNMMSGCIPALLQMPVFFALFKFFPSNLALRGKSFLWADDLSSYDTIFNLPFNIPFYGNHVSLFPILASIAIFFYMKMNQSQQMNMQAPAQEGMPDMSKLMKYMIYFSPVMMLFFFNNYASSLSLYYFVSNLLTIIIMIVIKNYVIDEDKIHAQIEENKKRPEKKKSKFRQRLDDAMKQAQKQQAKRK, encoded by the coding sequence ATGGAACAAAAAAAATTTGACCTTAATTCATTTATCGGAATGTTGCTGATAGGAGCCATTTTATTATGGTACTTTAACTCACAAACGCCAAAAACAACGCCTGTACAAACAAATACGGAAGTTGTAAAAGATTCCATACAGCCCGCCACTACAACTAATATTTCAAATATACCTACCAAAAGTACAGAGAATGATTCTCTAAAAAAATTAGCGGTTCAGAATAAGTTAGGCTTTTTTGCGACAAGTGCCATTAATGGTAAAGAAGGAACTACAACCATTGAAAATGATCTGCTGCTACTCAAAATTGATAATAAAGGCGGACAAATTACAGAAGCATTGATAAAAGGTTATCAAACCTATGATTCGTTGCCTTTACATATGATAAAAGATAAGAATGCCACTTTTAATATCAACTTCGGAACCACAGATAACAGGATTTTAAATACGAAAGATTTATTCTTTGAACCGACATTGACTACAAATGGTAATCGCCGGATTCTTTCGATGAAATTAAAAGCTTCCGAAAATCAATTTCTGGAATATCGGTATGAAATGAGTTCTGATGATTATATGGTAAATTTTGCCATAAGAACACAGGGATTATACGATGTAATCAATTCCTCAAATCCAATTAACTTAGAATGGGTATTGAACGGGTATCGTCATGAAAAAAGTTTACGAACTGAGAACACCATGTACTCTTGTTACTATTTTAAAACCGAAGATGAAGTTGACTATATGAGTGCAGGCAAAAATGATTTGATAAATGATGTGGACTGGATTGCTTATAAGCAACATTTTTTCTCTTCTGTTTTATTGTCTGCAAAACCATTTAACAATGCTGCCATTGCTTCGGAAAACTTAGCAAAAGATGATAATTCAGATGCTGTTTTTACTAAAAAATACAGTTTAAAAACTCCGTTGGAATTAAGCAACGGAGAATTAAATTACGAGTTGAAATGGTATTACGGGCCTACGAATTATAAAACGTTAAAAGCGTATAAAGGAACTCACTTAAGTGAGATTACGGATCTGGGTTGGGGAGTCTTTGGAACCATTAACCGTTTGGTTTTCATTCCTATTTTTGGGATGCTGGAAGGCTTAATAGGTAACTATGGATTCATTATTATCCTGATGACCATTGTCGTAAGGATTTTAATGTCTCCCTTGGTTTATAAATCGTATGTTTCAAGTGCCAAAATGAAGGTTATCAGGCCTGAACTAAATGAAGTGGCTAAAAAATATCCCGGAAGAGAAAACGCAATGAAGCGTCAACAGGAAACGATGGCTATTCAGAGAAAAGCAGGGGTCAATATGATGTCGGGCTGTATCCCTGCCTTGCTACAAATGCCTGTATTTTTTGCGCTATTTAAGTTTTTCCCTTCTAATTTGGCACTGCGAGGCAAAAGTTTTTTATGGGCAGATGATTTATCTTCATATGACACCATATTTAATTTGCCTTTTAACATTCCATTCTATGGCAATCACGTAAGTTTATTTCCAATCCTTGCATCTATTGCTATTTTCTTTTATATGAAAATGAACCAGAGTCAGCAAATGAATATGCAGGCACCTGCACAAGAAGGTATGCCGGATATGAGTAAGCTGATGAAATATATGATCTATTTTTCTCCTGTTATGATGTTGTTCTTTTTTAACAACTATGCAAGTAGCTTGAGTTTGTATTATTTTGTGTCTAATTTATTGACCATAATCATTATGATAGTCATTAAAAACTATGTCATTGACGAGGATAAAATTCACGCTCAGATAGAGGAAAATAAAAAACGTCCTGAAAAGAAAAAAAGCAAATTCAGACAGCGTTTGGATGATGCTATGAAACAAGCTCAGAAACAACAGGCTAAAAGAAAATAA
- a CDS encoding CTP synthase, protein MSKTKYVFVTGGVTSSLGKGIIAASLAKLLQARGYSVTIQKLDPYINIDPGTLNPYEHGECYVTDDGAETDLDLGHYERFLNIPTSQANNVTTGRIYQSVIDKERKGEFLGKTVQVIPHITDEIKHRIQILGNTGDYDIVITEIGGTVGDIESLPYIESVRQLLWELGEDNAIVIHLTLVPYLSATGELKTKPTQHSVKMLMQSGLSPDILVCRTEHEISDSIKNKLALFCNVKKEDVIQSIDAETIYHVPNLMLKEGLDKVVLKKLQLSSDQKPHLEIWNIFLKKHRNPASYVEIGLIGKYVELHDSYKSISEALIHAGATNETKVNIRWVHSEKLISQNSVDELGILNGILVAPGFGDRGIEGKIKAVQYARENNIPFFGICLGMQMAVIEFSRNILGLHNANSTEMDENTPHPVINLMADQKNMTDKGGTMRLGGWNCELSEDSKVMDIYQDKSINERHRHRYEFNNDYLEPIKAAGMQAAGINPETGLVEIIEIPSHLWFIGVQYHPEYKSTVLNPHPLFVDFVQAALKHSK, encoded by the coding sequence ATGAGTAAGACCAAATACGTTTTCGTTACCGGAGGCGTTACTTCATCACTGGGAAAAGGTATCATTGCTGCTTCCTTAGCCAAATTACTACAAGCAAGAGGGTATTCCGTAACCATTCAAAAATTAGATCCGTATATCAATATTGACCCTGGAACTTTAAATCCTTATGAGCACGGTGAATGTTATGTTACGGATGACGGTGCGGAAACGGATCTGGATTTAGGGCATTATGAGCGTTTTTTAAATATTCCGACATCGCAGGCCAATAATGTAACTACCGGCAGAATCTACCAATCTGTTATTGACAAAGAGCGTAAAGGTGAATTCTTGGGAAAAACAGTCCAGGTGATTCCACATATTACCGATGAGATCAAACATCGCATCCAAATTTTAGGAAATACGGGCGATTATGATATTGTGATTACCGAGATTGGCGGAACAGTTGGTGATATAGAGTCATTACCTTATATAGAATCCGTGCGTCAATTATTGTGGGAGCTCGGTGAAGACAATGCAATTGTCATCCATTTAACCCTGGTTCCATACTTATCGGCAACGGGAGAATTAAAGACAAAACCCACACAGCATTCTGTGAAAATGCTGATGCAAAGCGGTCTGAGTCCTGATATTTTGGTGTGTAGAACCGAACATGAGATCTCTGACAGTATTAAGAACAAATTGGCTCTTTTCTGTAATGTAAAGAAAGAAGATGTTATTCAATCTATTGATGCGGAGACCATTTATCATGTTCCCAATTTGATGTTAAAGGAAGGTTTGGACAAAGTTGTTTTAAAAAAATTACAGCTTTCTTCGGATCAAAAGCCGCATTTGGAAATCTGGAATATTTTCCTGAAGAAACATAGAAACCCTGCTTCCTATGTTGAAATCGGTTTGATTGGGAAATATGTTGAATTACACGATTCTTACAAATCTATTTCAGAAGCATTAATTCATGCAGGAGCTACTAACGAAACAAAAGTAAACATCAGGTGGGTTCACTCTGAAAAGTTAATTTCTCAAAACTCGGTTGACGAATTAGGTATCTTGAATGGCATTTTAGTGGCACCGGGTTTTGGAGATCGGGGAATTGAAGGCAAGATAAAAGCGGTGCAATATGCCAGAGAAAATAACATTCCTTTTTTTGGAATTTGCCTGGGAATGCAAATGGCCGTTATTGAGTTTTCCAGAAATATTTTGGGATTACACAATGCCAATTCCACGGAAATGGATGAAAATACACCGCATCCTGTAATCAATTTGATGGCAGATCAAAAAAATATGACTGACAAAGGAGGAACCATGCGTTTAGGAGGTTGGAATTGTGAACTTTCGGAAGATTCTAAAGTAATGGATATTTATCAAGATAAATCGATTAATGAACGACACCGGCATCGCTATGAGTTTAACAACGATTATTTAGAACCAATAAAAGCTGCCGGAATGCAGGCAGCAGGAATTAATCCGGAAACCGGATTGGTAGAGATTATTGAAATTCCTTCTCATCTCTGGTTTATAGGGGTTCAATACCATCCCGAATATAAAAGCACGGTGCTAAATCCACATCCGTTATTTGTGGATTTTGTACAAGCCGCTTTAAAACATTCTAAATAA